The DNA sequence ATACATATTAATAGTTTTACACTTAATACGCAGGTAAAACCAATAAATGAGACCATGTTCGAAGTCATTGAACTAACCAGATCACGGGTCATCAACCTGAAGGAGAAAACATGCAGTTGCAACAGATTCCAACTTGATGAGTTACTGTgtgctcatgcgcttgctgttataaaagagatgaacttgaatGTTTACAACTACTGTTCGGGTTATTACACCACACGAACATGACTTGAAACATACATCGGCTCAACATATCcggtacacaatcacacaacttgggatgtgccacaaaacataaaagatatcattgttctgccaccaaaccaaaaaataagatctggaagaccaaggaaacgaaggtttttatctgaatgggatacaaaaaaacataacaggtgcGGCAAATGTGGACAACACGGACACAATcgaaagacatgcaacaatcaagcaataaaatagatacatatgaaatatttgaattgtttaattttgtgtGCAAATTCAAATAGGTTGATCTGTGATGTTCTAAATACATGGGAtttcatttttatgaaatttgaaacagttttttaatagtttcaaaATCGTTTTGTTACAGTTGCGACCCTTTGTAAAATATTAAGTGGCGGAATGACTTCTTCTTCACAGTTTTAAAGGCAGTCAGTCAATAATTGATAAAACATCACTTGAATAAGGGAAAAGGATTAATGGAATACGAAGAATTAATATACATTCATAGCACTATTTAGGAAAAATGAAAACATAGTTTGTATTTAGTTGGTTAATAGTTTCTCTATAGTTGTGCGACCGTATATAAGaacttgaacaattaaaaaaaacaaacaactttgggaaatacaaacctatacaataaagatattataaggagtgaatgtcaaatatcctaaaagttttaaaccagctacatagtataaaatcaaatataatacctacattgaaacaacaacactaaaactTGTCAAGTAAATAGATTCAACAAATAACAGAATAGAGCCACCAAATTAAAAGATCCTATTTCTTCAATTTAGATGCCTTAGAAGACTTGGTTTGCTTCTCATCCTCGCTGTCAATACTTTCGTCAATTTTCCTTTGTCCGTACGAGTAGAAAAGTGAAGCAAGTCGGGTTCGATAAACTTCGATGTCAAAGTCTGCAGGGACATCCTTTCCGTGTATAAAGAATTCAGCAAAGGCAGCAACATATGCTCCACAATCACTGTTAAAAAacatagagaaaaaataaacagtttagaaactaaaaaacaacataaaagaaacttaaaagaaacactCACTTCTTCGTCGAGACGCAAGACCACTAAGCTCCACGATTCCGAATGGAGCCAGTAGGGTCGAAACCGAGGCAGAGCTTGTGCTCTATTCTTCCGTAACCCAAGTAAATCGAAAAACAAAGGCAAAGAACACGGAATAAGCCTTCATCGCATTCCTAGCTGCGGCATTCATCTTCGCGGTTCTCAAAGAATTGTACAGAAACAACGTCCCTTCGTTCACGTCAAGACGCCCAAAAACCCAATGACTTTCCCTTCTTAAATTGATGATGAAAAGCACGTGATCGGCTTCATACCAAGGCTTGGAACAGGGAATGCGCATACCTCGGATGTAATGCGCAATTGGGTGGGCAGCGTGAATGTGTGACATCTTAGTCTTCATTGACTTGGCCTTGTTAAATTTGTGGTACAATGCTTGGATGGAATCATCAAAAAGACAATCAGTAGTTGCGAAATTCAACGTCACAGCGGAAGAATACTTACCTTTTTTccgaaggtaatagaatatggtgttcatatgctgagaaaaaaaacaacacagaaacacaaatgaaaaggtttaacaactgtaaaaaaactgaaatgtagtatcaaaactaaaaaacatttataaagcaactaaaaacaaactaccATAAGTACAATATAAATTGGAAACTTTACCGAGTCGTTCATAAACATGTCGCATGTGGCCAAATGGTAAAACCAAGTTTTATCCtcaacataatcaacacctagcctaaaacccggggtaaatttctttgcgccgtcttcataacaattataatgcctacaacaacaaaaaaacagcaaaaaaatagcattaaaacaggaataaaactgaaaaaaaaaataatacaaaaacagaTTTAATAAAAACAGTGACCTAGGATGTTTAAGCAATCCTTCACCAATCCAAGAGTCAAATTTTGCCTCAATCTCGGTAGATACGGGATCAGCAAAAGCATCATTAAGAGCATAAAGGCCCTTCACATAAGTCACCATTTTGAAATCCCTATCATCCCCAGCTGATTGAGAACCTGAGGACATAAGCTCCATTGGAGTGCTCCCGACATCGCCAGACCCGAAATCAACAAATGGAGATTTCAAGGCGGAGCACGCTTCCTCTTATCCAACAGAGGTGTATCGAGACGGTATCCTCGGTTCTTCATCGCATGAAGGGCATCTGACTTTTCACCAACAACATCTGGATTGGGTGCGGGGacctaaaaaataaagaatgcaTTAAAACAGTTGCAAAACATACTAGAAACTAATgagcaaccaaaaagaaacctagtttttttgaaaacaattaaaagtaaacttACATTGATTTTAGCAATGACCTCCAAGCCAGCCAACACAACTTGATCATCATCTATTACAAGCTGGCTCAACCCATCAAAGAAATCGTCCCCCTTCAATCGAGAATCATCGCCCTTCGGCTTCTCAACATCCTTAACATTTTTATCACTCCCTCCAACATCCTCGAAGGATTCACATCGGCGAAGGAACAAGAAGAATGACCTTGTCAGCATCATCAGCATCCCCAccaactttaaccaactcaccacCATCGTCGGAGTCGGAATCAATATTCTCTGGATCAGGCAATTGCTTCTCATCATCCtcggcatcatcatcatcatcatcatcatcatcatcagcatcatcatcagaatcttgagttactaattcatccgatgactttccctgtatcaaccaacataaatgaaacttaaataaaacagtaaagaaactatacaaaaaaaaatatataaaaaaacctaaacaataaaataagaataaatacctCGTCAGAAGGACGACGATGAATGGCATTAACTTTCTCTTGGatatccttaattacagtcattacggatttgaaattaaaatcaacaaaacacctcaaTGAAATGAAGTCCTTCTCGCCAATGATGATTGATTCGAAATGAGCATCTCCACTTAGATTTCATCCAATCAATATCCGCCGAATCGACTTCTTTGAAGATGACCCACCCTCGAATGATTGCTTCGCTACACCACgttcatcaatagattcatCGATAAATAGACCGTCAAGTTGAAGCCGCCGCCTCTCTTCATCGCAGGACGCATGTTTTTTATCTTCAACTGAACAgcataatcaaacataatatgaaaaaaaattaaaacaattggaaaaaccaaaaaacaacaacataaataaaactgaaaagaaacaggaaaaaaacagtaaagaaactgtaAAGTACCTTCTCCAAAGGTAAATCAAAAATCTTGCCCTTCAAGTCTCGAAgggttggatttttggtgacgaTGGTGTTGCTCCAGTTCAGAATCCTAGGAATAGAAGATGAAACTCTCTTACAGAAAGAGTTCACCATTGCAGGACAGcattcataaaaccaaacagtgaaaacccaaggacatcccaatgccctataccagccatcatattggcctcccttctctgcctttctatttttcataatgatCCCATGCTCAATCCTACCTTTGAATGAGTCAATTGTCAATTCAAATGATtccctaccccaacaatactcaTCCCACCGACCGCTATCAACTACATCTAGAACAAACCTAGACACTTCTTTGTCAGGAGTattgctaagaagaaaacactgaatgaaatacaaaacagccattttcaaaccaatagactcatccaaaccccaccgactacccaaaaaagcatcctcgatggctttgttgtcaatagtttttacaccacggaaacatgtttctaccaattgatttgtttcctgtgaaaacaacaacttgttgcaATCACCGAAACAATCTAAACCGTAAATCAGTAAAATTCTTCGGCACTAAACCGTATGCAACGACCAGCAACCTGAGCCCAAAACTCCTTAGGATTAGGCTGTAAAACTTCCCTTAGTAATAAACTATGTACGACTTGCGGATGAAAAACAAACTCGTGCATATCCGTAAAATGCCCAAACCGAGTCCGACGAAACAAAGAAAGCAAATTAACGAGATAAAGTGGTTTTAATATTATCTATCACAGAATAAACACTGGTGCATACACACTTAAATCCGTAAAAATCGAAGGACTAAATTTACAAATCCCAAACCTGCAACATAACGAAAAGGGCCAAGATAAATTATAAATCCTGAATAAAACAGTATGAAAACTGTAATACAACTACAAACAAACCAAAAACAAACTATCAATGGCAAACAACTACACAGAAAATAACAGTAAAGACCTGAAATCGTttggaaacataaaaaaaacagtaaacaactaaccctaaaagaaattgaaaaatgcagtataaaaagaacaataaaactatattaaaacaacaaacaaactaaaaaacatatacaactatagaaaaatatagagcaaagatttgaaaatcgttttgaaatctaaaatataacaaagaaacaactaaacctaatgaaaatcgaaaacacatcaaaacataccagtaacaaactattaaaaaactgaaaagaaactaCCGACGACTGATTGAAAACACCAAAAACGAAAACAAAACACGTAACCTGTAAGCACAAAAAAAcactgaaaataaagaaaacaaaaccaaaTTAAAGAACAACACCTGCATCGTAATCAATTGAAATGATCAAAAGcaacaataaataactaaaaaatttaaaaacatgaaacaaaatgcgcaaatgaaaccctaaaattacaCAAAGCATAATGAACATGAAAACGCCAAAATCTGGGTAAAGCATAAATGGAAGAAAGggggaaacgaaaataaaactaaaaaccaaCTTCAGTCCGATCTTCAGCATGTGTAatagatttttgaaattttttcccaGAAATTTCTGGAAGCATGTGCTCCTCCAAGTTcagcttcgttttcttcgaagaATGGGGTCTCACACGCTTCGGCATTG is a window from the Cannabis sativa cultivar Pink pepper isolate KNU-18-1 chromosome 1, ASM2916894v1, whole genome shotgun sequence genome containing:
- the LOC133034685 gene encoding uncharacterized protein LOC133034685, whose translation is MELMSSGSQSAGDDRDFKMVTYVKGLYALNDAFADPVSTEIEAKFDSWIGEGLLKHPRHYNCYEDGAKKFTPGFRLGVDYVEDKTWFYHLATCDMFMNDSHMNTIFYYLRKKGKYSSAVTLNFATTDCLFDDSIQALYHKFNKAKSMKTKMSHIHAAHPIAHYIRGMRIPCSKPWYEADHVLFIINLRRESHWVFGRLDVNEGTLFLYNSLRTAKMNAAARNAMKAYSVDCGAYVAAFAEFFIHGKDVPADFDIEVYRTRLASLFYSYGQRKIDESIDSEDEKQTKSSKASKLKK